The Ammoniphilus sp. CFH 90114 genome contains the following window.
ACAACATATTTTTACATCAATAGAAAAATCCGACTTAATAAGTCGGCTGGATCAAGTGATTTCGGTATTGTGAAGGTGAATACCCCGTCACCTTTTTGAAAACCTTGCTAAAATATTTTTCATCTTCATACCCCACCATTTTTGAAATATCTGACACTCTAAGACCGGGATCGGTAAGTAAGGCTTTCGCTTTTTCTATCCGCACGGAAATCAGGTAATCAAACAGATTAGAACCAAACTCCAGTTTAAATTTTCTGGAAATATGCTCCCTGCTTAAATAAAATTGCTCGGCAATACATTGCAAGGTCAGGTCTTCATGGTAATGTTTATCAATGTATTTAGCGATCTCCCCTATGACGTTTAACCTTTCCTTTGAACTATGGGATATCGTTTGGTGTAGGTTCAACAAAGATTTTCTAAGTTCTCCTAACCAGTCCTCCATTAATAATTCCCCTTTATCATTCATCTTCAGATAAGACATTTTAAGATCCACTTGATTTAGCGCATAACGCTTAAAATGCTTAAGCTTCAATATCTCTAACTCATTTTGCCAAATATCAATATGACTCAGGGTGATGGATGGCAAACTCCGCACTTCATTCGTTAATCGCTCGGTTACAGAGGTAAGGATATGGGCATCCTTATTTTTCATCGCAAAAAGAAGCTTCTCTTCATACTGATTTAGGTAGAGGGTATCACTCTCAGCTAAGGAAGCCTGTGATTCTTCAAAGATAAAGCCCCCTGGTTTTTTCAAATTAATTTTTTCTTTTAGCACTTTTCTTGCCTTTTGGTAAGACAAGTCCACCCCCGACAGAGTGGATTGAACACTCCCCATAGCGAAGAAAAAACGTGAACCCACTTCATGGTATATCGCTTGATTGATTTCCTCTAGTAGAAACTTCATCCGGTCGAATTGATCCCAGACCAGGAGAACGACTTCGTTTTCCACAGCCCAATTACGAAAAGCATAACCACAACCATATCGGTTCAGATATCCGTTACAAACCTTACTAATAGAAACATAGAGTAAATCCTTATTCGACAGCATCGATTTGTAAATCTCGGAATGAATCATCTGCAGGCTTAACAAGGAGATCTGAACACGGCATGCCGTATGGTCGAGACTAGGATTCAGTTCTTGAATCATCGAGAGATGCTTCACAGGTTCCTGAATAAAGTCAGATAAGACTTTGTCCCAATACAAGGGTTCAATTTGATCCATTCGTTTGTTTTTTGATTGATGTTCTTGTCTTCGGAATTCATCATCCTTCCACTGTTCTATGGCTTTTTCCAAGGCTTGAATAATCTGTTGCTCATCGATCGGCTTGAGGATATAATCCACCCCATTGTATCTCATGGCATTTCTAACAAAATGAAAATCATTAAATCCACTTACAATAATGACTTTACAGCCCATCGATTGCTCATAGGTCCATTGTAATAATTCACTACCTGTTTCCCCCGCTATCATCATGTCCAAGAACAGAATTTCAGGATTTTCTTTTTGGATCAGCTCTTTCGCCGCTTCTACATTCTGTGCTTCCAGTATGCTTGTTATGTCATACTCTTCCCAGGGAACCAATAGCTTGATGGCCTCTCGAACGTGCTTTTCATCATCCACGATCAACACTTTCATCGTCTACTGCACCTTCCCTTTTTAGTGGAATGGAGATTTCAACCTTTAAACCGTGCGGACTTAAAGGGGTAAGGTTTACCGTTACCTTCGTATGAAAGTAAACTCGCAATCGGGTCATTACATTGACCAGCCCAATGTGTTCCGTAGATTTATATTGTAAATCAGCCTCATGATGGAGAAGACTCGAGATTTTTTTTCGCTTGGCTTCCTCCATTCCTTGCCCATTGTCTTCTACGATGAGGACAAGGAGCTCGCCGTCTTCTAGTCTTGTCGCAACCGAAAGTCTTCCCTTCGTATTCTCAGCGAACCTGCCATGCTCGAAGTAATTTTCGACAATGGGTTGAAGAATCATTTTAGGGATTAATATATCAAGTGTTGCAGGATCGATCTCCATTTCAATTTGTAATTCTTCTTCAAATCGTTGCTTCTGCAAGGCAAGATAGGATTTAATATAATCCATTTCGATCTTGAGAGGGACAATGGACTCATCAATATTCATGTTGTAATGCATCATTTTGCCTAAGGAAGACGTAAGCGAGTAGATTTTCATATTTTTATCCTTTAAGGCTAAGGTGCCGATGGACTGCAGGGCATTATTAAAAAAATGAGGATTAATCTGAGCTTGAAGCGCTTTCAATAGATGAGTCTTATTAATTAGCTCGAGTCTGTACTCTTTTAAGATTAAAGAATGAATTCTGTCTACCATTTGGTGGAACCTTCTCGATAGGACACCAAACTCATCATTCCTTTTTAAGTTAGGGAATTGAACGTCTAGTTTTCCTCTTTCCACGATGTCCATTTCATAAATAAGCTGTCTTATCGGCTTGATAAAACTATGAATAACCAGAAGAGATGCCCCAATTGCCAAAATAAGTGACCCCATGAGGATGTACATATTCATTTGGGTTAAATAAGCAGCATCTTGATACAACCAGCTATAGGGAATTTTTTTAACCAGTTTCCATTGGGCGTAAGGAAGATCAACCGTATCATATAAAATGAATTCGGGGCTCCCTTTGTCTTCTACTGTAAAATGTGAGGACGTTTCTTCTTTTGCAAAAAGGGGCTTCATCCAATCCGCCAATAGATTGGAGCCAATCAGAGCTTGTTCTGAAGAGTAGATCACACTCCCCTGTTGATCCAGGAGAAAGAATTGCTCTTCGCCCTTGGTATATAACA
Protein-coding sequences here:
- a CDS encoding helix-turn-helix domain-containing protein, whose protein sequence is MKVLIVDDEKHVREAIKLLVPWEEYDITSILEAQNVEAAKELIQKENPEILFLDMMIAGETGSELLQWTYEQSMGCKVIIVSGFNDFHFVRNAMRYNGVDYILKPIDEQQIIQALEKAIEQWKDDEFRRQEHQSKNKRMDQIEPLYWDKVLSDFIQEPVKHLSMIQELNPSLDHTACRVQISLLSLQMIHSEIYKSMLSNKDLLYVSISKVCNGYLNRYGCGYAFRNWAVENEVVLLVWDQFDRMKFLLEEINQAIYHEVGSRFFFAMGSVQSTLSGVDLSYQKARKVLKEKINLKKPGGFIFEESQASLAESDTLYLNQYEEKLLFAMKNKDAHILTSVTERLTNEVRSLPSITLSHIDIWQNELEILKLKHFKRYALNQVDLKMSYLKMNDKGELLMEDWLGELRKSLLNLHQTISHSSKERLNVIGEIAKYIDKHYHEDLTLQCIAEQFYLSREHISRKFKLEFGSNLFDYLISVRIEKAKALLTDPGLRVSDISKMVGYEDEKYFSKVFKKVTGYSPSQYRNHLIQPTY
- a CDS encoding sensor histidine kinase; protein product: MFSIRYKLTLLLLASIIIPIVASISITYSHTKSSVTEKTIQENSKLLFQGKINLSNYLQSIDRISHSVLFSGTAPYLLDVMQRRHLTDKDFSKIKLSITQLGDFRKEFHQVFLYSDRQKQGYLYHDVVTYQRMMEYQPLRNVVYIQPTHWSDQYGINQSNLIYKEDPKLVFSFYRTIEDIPLPDRLGVLSIDVGLDYVRYISDMLYTKGEEQFFLLDQQGSVIYSSEQALIGSNLLADWMKPLFAKEETSSHFTVEDKGSPEFILYDTVDLPYAQWKLVKKIPYSWLYQDAAYLTQMNMYILMGSLILAIGASLLVIHSFIKPIRQLIYEMDIVERGKLDVQFPNLKRNDEFGVLSRRFHQMVDRIHSLILKEYRLELINKTHLLKALQAQINPHFFNNALQSIGTLALKDKNMKIYSLTSSLGKMMHYNMNIDESIVPLKIEMDYIKSYLALQKQRFEEELQIEMEIDPATLDILIPKMILQPIVENYFEHGRFAENTKGRLSVATRLEDGELLVLIVEDNGQGMEEAKRKKISSLLHHEADLQYKSTEHIGLVNVMTRLRVYFHTKVTVNLTPLSPHGLKVEISIPLKREGAVDDESVDRG